One genomic segment of Arthrobacter sp. zg-Y1110 includes these proteins:
- the trxB gene encoding thioredoxin-disulfide reductase yields MGTDSVLIIGSGPAGYTAGVYAARAGLKPRILAGSVTAGGALMNTTEVENFPGFPDGILGPDLMENLRRQAEKFGALVEYDDAVSVELGAHTKRVATGNGKTYKARSVILATGSVYKELGLPEEKQLNGRGISWCATCDGFFFRNQDIVVVGGGDSAMEEALFLTRFAASVTVVVRRDTLRASRIMAQRARDHAKIHFEFNSEVTAIHGTDKVTGMTLTDTVTGATRNLPTQGVFVAIGHAPRTDLLAGQVDLDPEGYIRVAAPSTQTNLDGVFACGDAVDHRYRQAITAAGTGCSAALDAERYLAAQADADSIATALVEGSLKG; encoded by the coding sequence ATGGGTACAGATTCCGTCCTGATCATCGGGTCCGGTCCCGCCGGTTACACCGCAGGGGTCTACGCCGCCCGGGCCGGGTTGAAACCCCGTATCCTCGCGGGCTCCGTCACCGCCGGCGGCGCCCTGATGAACACCACGGAGGTGGAGAACTTTCCGGGTTTCCCCGACGGCATCCTGGGGCCGGACCTGATGGAGAACCTGCGCAGGCAGGCGGAGAAATTCGGCGCCCTGGTGGAGTACGACGACGCCGTGTCGGTGGAGCTGGGTGCCCACACCAAGCGGGTGGCCACAGGCAACGGGAAAACCTACAAGGCCCGCAGCGTCATCCTCGCCACCGGCTCCGTCTACAAGGAGCTGGGGCTGCCGGAGGAAAAACAGCTCAACGGCCGGGGCATTTCCTGGTGCGCCACCTGCGACGGCTTTTTCTTCCGCAACCAGGACATCGTGGTGGTCGGGGGCGGGGATTCAGCCATGGAGGAAGCGCTGTTCCTGACCCGCTTCGCGGCGTCGGTGACCGTCGTCGTACGCCGGGACACGCTGCGTGCCTCCCGCATCATGGCCCAGCGGGCCCGGGACCACGCGAAGATCCACTTTGAGTTCAACAGCGAAGTCACCGCGATCCATGGCACGGACAAGGTGACCGGCATGACCCTTACGGACACCGTCACCGGCGCCACGCGGAATCTGCCGACGCAGGGGGTTTTCGTCGCCATTGGCCATGCCCCGCGTACCGATCTCCTGGCGGGACAGGTGGATCTGGATCCGGAGGGGTACATCAGGGTCGCGGCTCCGAGCACCCAGACCAACCTGGACGGGGTGTTCGCGTGCGGCGACGCCGTGGACCACCGCTACCGGCAAGCGATCACCGCTGCGGGCACCGGCTGCTCCGCTGCGCTGGACGCCGAGCGGTATCTCGCGGCCCAGGCGGATGCCGACAGCATCGCTACCGCACTGGTGGAGGGTTCGCTGAAAGGCTAG
- a CDS encoding GNAT family N-acetyltransferase, with the protein MAAALKPIELIQLPRGVIDALAAGDLPGANRQAPLELTEHFSQDRQPLWRIRSAQLEENPGDAAWITRAIFDPGLGRAVGLAGFHGPPDGNGMVEVGYSVDPAYRRQGYARAALEALLAAAAKEPSIRTVRATISPDNGPSRRLVEQYGFVATGEQWDDEDGLEIVYELPAGGN; encoded by the coding sequence GTGGCAGCGGCACTCAAACCCATTGAACTGATCCAGCTTCCCCGCGGCGTGATTGATGCGCTTGCCGCCGGTGACCTGCCCGGCGCCAACCGGCAGGCGCCTCTGGAGCTTACCGAGCACTTTTCCCAGGACCGGCAGCCGCTGTGGCGTATCCGGAGCGCGCAGCTGGAAGAGAATCCCGGAGACGCGGCATGGATCACCCGGGCCATCTTTGACCCCGGACTGGGCCGGGCGGTGGGCCTGGCCGGGTTCCACGGCCCTCCGGACGGCAACGGCATGGTGGAAGTCGGGTATTCGGTGGACCCGGCCTACCGGCGGCAGGGCTACGCCCGCGCCGCCCTGGAGGCGCTGCTTGCCGCGGCTGCGAAGGAACCCTCGATCCGCACCGTCCGTGCGACCATCAGCCCGGACAACGGCCCTTCCCGGCGACTGGTGGAACAGTACGGGTTCGTGGCAACGGGTGAGCAATGGGATGACGAGGACGGGCTGGAGATCGTTTATGAACTCCCGGCGGGAGGTAACTGA
- a CDS encoding GNAT family N-acetyltransferase, translated as MIAGNLFAQQSTLTTDRLRLEPLGPEHFDGAWAALQDPEGRRLTGTHAVFAPEQIRSWLQTRAGEADRAEWAIIRAEDGVYVGEVVLNDLDPDNESMGFRIALSSPKVFGQGYGTEATRAVLGHAFDDLGLHRIELEVFEFNPRAQRVYEKCGFVVEGRRREALRWDGEWVDAISMAVLAGDARP; from the coding sequence ATGATTGCCGGGAACCTCTTCGCGCAGCAGTCCACGCTCACCACGGACCGCCTGCGGCTCGAGCCGCTGGGACCGGAGCACTTCGACGGCGCGTGGGCGGCACTGCAGGATCCGGAGGGCCGCAGGCTGACCGGCACCCACGCAGTTTTTGCTCCGGAGCAGATCCGGAGCTGGCTGCAGACCCGCGCCGGTGAAGCAGACCGGGCGGAGTGGGCAATAATCCGGGCCGAGGACGGTGTTTATGTGGGCGAGGTAGTGCTGAATGACCTGGACCCGGACAACGAGTCGATGGGGTTCCGCATCGCTTTGTCCTCCCCGAAGGTCTTCGGACAGGGCTACGGCACGGAAGCCACCCGCGCGGTGCTGGGCCATGCCTTCGATGACCTCGGGCTGCACCGGATTGAACTGGAGGTCTTCGAGTTCAACCCGCGGGCGCAGCGTGTGTATGAAAAGTGCGGGTTTGTGGTGGAGGGCCGGCGCCGAGAAGCCCTGCGCTGGGACGGGGAATGGGTGGACGCGATCTCGATGGCCGTCCTCGCCGGCGACGCCCGCCCCTGA
- a CDS encoding ABC transporter permease, translated as MNVVLDITGRNLRLYFRDRLNLFFSLLGALVLFLLYTLFLGNQQTEGLAEMFPQAAEEDIKGFVDAWMFAGIVGITAITTGLAAVNVIVDDTATGRFRDFLVSPISRGQLVLGYLLSTVAIALIMTTVVLAVSLGYLAAVDGVVLTLGQLARTYGYLVLSCIAFGSLSAFIVTFVRTPGSFAALSTLVGTILGFAAGSYIPVGAFPEGVKNFVSALPFMQASMVVRQEMTAGPMGAVTDQPEAVAEVQDVFGITASVGDWLVPTGYVVSVLVAMVVVFVLLAALRIRSRIR; from the coding sequence ATGAACGTAGTCCTGGACATCACCGGCCGGAACCTACGCCTGTACTTCCGTGACCGGCTCAACCTGTTCTTTTCCCTCCTCGGCGCACTGGTCCTGTTCCTGCTCTACACCCTGTTCCTGGGCAACCAGCAGACCGAAGGCCTGGCGGAAATGTTTCCGCAGGCCGCCGAGGAGGACATCAAGGGCTTTGTGGACGCGTGGATGTTCGCCGGGATCGTGGGAATCACTGCAATCACCACGGGGCTCGCCGCAGTGAACGTGATCGTGGATGACACCGCCACCGGGCGCTTCCGGGACTTCCTGGTGTCCCCGATCAGCCGCGGGCAGTTGGTCCTGGGGTATCTGCTCTCCACCGTCGCGATCGCGCTGATCATGACCACCGTGGTGCTGGCCGTGAGCCTGGGATACCTGGCCGCGGTGGACGGCGTGGTGCTCACATTGGGCCAGCTGGCCCGCACTTACGGTTACCTGGTGCTTAGCTGTATCGCCTTCGGATCGCTGAGCGCCTTCATCGTCACCTTCGTCCGTACCCCGGGTTCCTTCGCGGCCCTGTCCACACTGGTAGGCACCATCCTCGGCTTCGCCGCAGGGTCCTACATTCCGGTGGGGGCTTTTCCCGAGGGAGTAAAGAACTTCGTCAGCGCGCTGCCCTTTATGCAGGCCTCCATGGTGGTGCGCCAGGAGATGACCGCCGGACCCATGGGCGCCGTGACGGACCAGCCCGAAGCCGTGGCCGAAGTGCAGGATGTTTTCGGCATCACTGCCTCGGTGGGGGACTGGTTAGTACCCACCGGCTACGTCGTGTCTGTACTCGTGGCCATGGTGGTGGTCTTCGTCCTGCTGGCGGCGCTGAGGATCCGTTCCCGTATCCGCTGA
- a CDS encoding ABC transporter ATP-binding protein: MGTLDAAISVRGLTKRFGRVAAVDNLSFDVEPGSVFAFLGANGAGKSTTISCLTTVLPFDAGTVEVAGHDVRGSGGGVREAIGVVFQDSMLDPILTGRENLQTRARFYSPDKAANDARIGELSRMVGLGDFLDRRYATYSGGERRRVDIARALLHSPSIIFLDEPTAGLDPASRALVWSTIHDLRENHGLTVFLTTHYMEETEEADRVCVIEKGQIIADGTPTTLRAEYSSSILSITSADPQALASLARDAGVDVAGVDGNVLRLRVDRSDTARRLLAAHGDSVLDFEFRHGTMDDVFLALTGRQGEAA, translated from the coding sequence TTGGGAACTTTGGATGCCGCAATCTCCGTGCGCGGACTGACCAAACGCTTCGGCCGAGTGGCGGCGGTGGACAACTTGTCCTTTGACGTGGAGCCAGGAAGTGTATTCGCCTTCCTCGGCGCCAACGGTGCGGGGAAGTCCACCACCATTTCCTGCCTGACCACTGTCCTGCCGTTCGATGCCGGCACTGTCGAGGTGGCGGGGCACGACGTCCGCGGCAGCGGTGGCGGCGTCCGCGAAGCCATCGGGGTGGTGTTCCAGGATTCGATGCTGGACCCAATCCTCACCGGCCGGGAAAACCTTCAAACCCGCGCGCGGTTCTATTCACCCGACAAAGCCGCCAATGATGCCCGCATCGGGGAGCTAAGCCGGATGGTCGGCCTGGGAGACTTCCTCGACCGGCGCTATGCCACCTATTCCGGCGGAGAACGACGCCGGGTGGACATCGCCCGGGCGCTGCTGCACTCGCCGTCGATCATCTTCCTGGATGAACCCACTGCCGGCCTGGACCCGGCCAGCCGTGCCCTCGTCTGGTCCACCATCCACGACCTGCGGGAAAACCACGGCCTCACCGTTTTCCTGACCACCCATTACATGGAGGAAACCGAGGAAGCGGACCGGGTCTGCGTGATTGAGAAGGGGCAGATCATTGCCGACGGCACGCCCACCACTCTGCGCGCCGAATACAGCAGCAGCATCCTTTCCATCACGTCTGCCGACCCGCAGGCATTGGCATCCTTGGCCCGCGACGCCGGGGTCGACGTCGCCGGGGTGGACGGCAACGTGCTGCGGCTGCGGGTGGACCGCTCCGATACGGCCCGCCGCCTCCTCGCCGCGCACGGCGACAGTGTCCTGGACTTCGAATTCCGCCACGGGACCATGGACGACGTCTTCCTGGCCTTGACCGGCCGGCAGGGGGAAGCAGCATGA
- a CDS encoding GNAT family N-acetyltransferase — MTITFRRMTPDDASAVTAFLTANRFPFHVNPAPCESSANKRVAEGHFWSKESQGYWVQHGGKDIGLAVLEDLEDDNPVFDLRLAESHRGRGLGVDVVRALCRLAFTELPQIVRFEGQTREDNIAMRKTFLRAGFVKEAHYRQAWPTADGTRLASVAYAILRSDWENNTVTPLDFDDLLLDA; from the coding sequence ATGACCATCACCTTCCGCAGGATGACCCCTGACGACGCCAGTGCGGTCACTGCCTTCCTGACCGCCAACCGGTTCCCCTTTCACGTGAATCCGGCGCCATGCGAGTCCTCCGCAAACAAGCGGGTGGCGGAGGGACACTTCTGGAGCAAGGAATCCCAGGGGTACTGGGTGCAGCACGGCGGCAAGGACATCGGGCTGGCAGTCCTGGAGGATCTTGAGGACGACAACCCTGTTTTCGACCTTCGCCTGGCGGAAAGCCATCGCGGCCGCGGACTGGGCGTGGACGTGGTCCGGGCCCTGTGCCGGCTGGCCTTCACCGAATTGCCGCAAATTGTCCGGTTTGAAGGCCAGACACGGGAAGACAACATTGCCATGCGTAAAACGTTCCTGCGCGCCGGTTTCGTCAAGGAAGCCCATTACCGGCAGGCGTGGCCGACGGCGGACGGCACCCGGTTGGCGTCCGTGGCCTATGCGATACTTCGCTCGGATTGGGAAAACAACACAGTGACTCCGCTGGACTTCGACGACCTGCTCCTGGACGCATAG